A part of Verrucomicrobiota bacterium genomic DNA contains:
- a CDS encoding DUF2934 domain-containing protein codes for MGKSLSERAYQIYLNEGCPEGRHLEHWLQAEKELSGNGTARKNKKTSASSATKPRKTRSKAKA; via the coding sequence ATGGGAAAATCATTAAGCGAAAGAGCATATCAAATCTACCTCAATGAAGGCTGCCCAGAAGGCCGCCATTTGGAGCATTGGCTTCAAGCTGAAAAAGAGCTAAGTGGAAATGGAACTGCAAGAAAGAACAAGAAAACAAGTGCTTCCAGCGCCACCAAGCCACGCAAAACTCGAAGCAAGGCAAAAGCTTAG
- a CDS encoding ABC transporter ATP-binding protein, protein MEIEKERVPSNHFFEPPDLLNFTWNQRKLLGPFMFWRILSVFVIVPLPIIVQTIVDESLPEKSLSGILYYTGVSLFLLLIHVISMRIAVANITPRMQLLIRRMRAYIFQRLQVMHFGFLDRTQTGKLLSKYAYDTNSVEVTVIQLIAMLIPEMIRGAALLVALAWVDPWLLLFSFIALLLFIYFRVFYFKPLRHVNHKVRVARERLTGRASELISAIKLIRGYGQESKVRQELNLLSGNFSNTRQEEMTLNGTMGYSIFSMTTAINILAVTFGAVMVLWDQLTLGALMALVGALPVILMPVNIFTQFSTQYYLGREAYLSIRELMQKGYVEKWRGKRLFSPVKGKVVYDNVSLKYEAKGLTALDEINLGISEGEHIALIGPSGSGKSSMVNLLLGLYAPTSGKLLIDGIEQEEIDMQAFRRQCAIVMQDSLLLSGSIFENISFGKPDATEAEVIRAAEAAHAREFIERLPSGFDSKVGERGISLSGGQRQRIAIARALLRDPRILILDEATSALDYENEKLVQDAMDRLAKNRTTVTVAHRLRTVQGADRLVILDHGRIAEVDTFNEMSSKTGSYLNRMTQY, encoded by the coding sequence ATGGAGATAGAAAAGGAGAGAGTGCCGTCCAATCACTTTTTTGAGCCTCCTGATTTACTAAATTTTACATGGAACCAGCGAAAGCTATTAGGCCCCTTTATGTTTTGGAGGATTTTGAGCGTTTTTGTGATAGTCCCTTTGCCCATTATTGTTCAAACTATTGTGGACGAATCATTACCGGAAAAGAGCTTGTCAGGGATTCTTTATTATACGGGGGTCTCACTATTTTTGCTGCTTATTCATGTCATCAGTATGAGGATAGCAGTTGCTAATATTACACCCAGGATGCAACTGCTTATTCGGCGCATGAGGGCTTATATTTTTCAAAGGCTTCAGGTGATGCATTTTGGGTTTTTAGATAGGACGCAAACCGGGAAATTACTCTCCAAATACGCTTATGACACTAATTCGGTTGAAGTGACTGTTATACAGCTTATTGCGATGCTGATTCCGGAAATGATAAGAGGGGCAGCTCTATTAGTGGCCTTAGCTTGGGTGGACCCTTGGCTGTTATTGTTTTCCTTTATTGCTCTTTTGCTCTTTATCTATTTTCGAGTCTTTTACTTCAAACCTTTGCGTCATGTGAACCATAAAGTTCGGGTTGCTCGAGAGCGACTTACAGGGAGAGCGAGTGAGTTGATCTCTGCTATCAAACTGATCCGTGGTTATGGCCAGGAATCCAAGGTTCGCCAGGAACTTAATTTATTGAGTGGCAACTTTAGTAACACGCGCCAAGAGGAAATGACCCTCAACGGCACAATGGGCTATTCCATCTTTAGTATGACAACGGCTATCAACATTCTGGCTGTAACATTTGGAGCGGTGATGGTGTTGTGGGATCAATTAACGCTGGGGGCTCTGATGGCATTGGTTGGAGCGTTGCCAGTTATTCTAATGCCTGTGAATATATTTACCCAATTCAGCACTCAGTATTATTTAGGTAGGGAGGCATATCTAAGCATTAGAGAGCTCATGCAAAAAGGATATGTTGAGAAGTGGCGGGGAAAACGACTTTTCTCCCCTGTTAAAGGGAAAGTCGTCTACGATAATGTTTCGCTGAAGTATGAGGCAAAGGGCCTAACTGCGCTAGATGAGATAAATTTAGGGATCTCTGAGGGAGAACATATTGCATTGATAGGGCCAAGTGGCTCTGGAAAGAGCTCCATGGTAAATCTATTACTTGGGCTATATGCCCCAACTTCTGGAAAACTATTGATCGATGGGATTGAGCAGGAAGAAATTGATATGCAAGCATTCCGTCGGCAATGCGCCATTGTAATGCAAGACAGTCTCTTGTTATCTGGATCTATTTTTGAAAATATCTCTTTTGGTAAGCCTGATGCTACAGAGGCGGAAGTGATTCGAGCTGCTGAAGCGGCCCACGCTAGAGAGTTTATTGAGCGGTTGCCCAGCGGGTTTGATTCTAAGGTGGGTGAGAGAGGAATAAGCTTGTCTGGGGGACAAAGACAGCGGATAGCCATAGCTAGAGCCTTATTGAGAGATCCTCGTATTTTAATTCTCGATGAAGCAACAAGTGCGCTGGATTATGAAAATGAGAAATTAGTGCAAGATGCTATGGATCGTTTGGCGAAGAATAGAACGACAGTAACTGTGGCTCATCGCTTAAGAACTGTGCAAGGTGCGGATCGACTAGTTATTCTAGATCATGGAAGAATAGCTGAGGTTGATACTTTTAATGAAATGAGCAGTAAGACTGGTAGTTATCTCAACCGGATGACACAGTATTAG
- a CDS encoding NAD(P)-binding domain-containing protein, producing the protein MKVLERYYHWLHGRWPAGRVEKLPEVREDGTTNVPGIRVVGDLTGIPLLKFSLDTGAKAIRAILTEPDFQKTPEGERNGVLDVAIIGAGVSGMSAAVEAQKAGLHYKIFEAAEPFSTIANFPKGKPIYTYPTDMTPEGDLQVSAGVKEALIDELERQRKDAGVKLTEARIDRVKRKGKELNLHLAGKSEEMIKAKRVVVAIGRSGNFRKLDVPGENLDKVYNRLHDPKDFCGKSILVVGGGDSALETAIALGACGSKVMVSYRKKEFARPKPDNIEKLKMLAADPEAEVAVEEPTSERVTTAANSKMRGDKPAGSVKLLMASKLKSISEGQVELELEDGSIETYENDAVFSMIGREAPLGFFRKCGVNITGERTKLWWISLVSVLCAFTFVYQWKKGGTWLPINEKFSELGVFPFGLDKIWESLGGSFADPSTVLGTLKFTVGDPGFYYSLLYCAVMCIFGVRRILRRKTPYVKVQTITLWTVQFVPLFLLPYLVLPWMGFNGLFDAGFGKWFADEFFPIVNYGSGREYWRAFGLILAWPLFFWNVFTDQPMWGWLALSFVQTFVIIPLIIWKWGKGAYCSWICSCGGMAETLGDAHRHKMPHGPFWNKLNMVGQVFLWAAFAILLVRIMGWFFPGSFFESIYKFGLYGSGGGTAMPWGYVWFVDLLWAGIIGFGLYFHFSGRVWCRFACPLAALMHIYARFSQFRIFPDKSKCISCNVCTSVCHQGIDIMNFANKGIPMEDPECVRCSACVQGCPTGVLSFGRQKADGNIVLDTLPASLVQMAEKKKRSASL; encoded by the coding sequence ATGAAGGTGTTAGAGAGATATTACCATTGGTTACATGGGAGATGGCCTGCGGGAAGAGTCGAGAAGCTGCCAGAAGTAAGAGAAGACGGGACGACGAATGTTCCAGGGATCAGAGTAGTTGGTGATTTGACCGGTATTCCCTTATTAAAATTTTCTTTAGATACAGGAGCTAAGGCAATTCGGGCTATCTTGACTGAGCCTGATTTCCAGAAGACCCCCGAAGGCGAGCGCAATGGCGTCCTGGATGTGGCTATTATTGGTGCTGGAGTTTCTGGGATGTCAGCTGCTGTTGAAGCTCAAAAAGCTGGCTTACATTACAAGATCTTTGAGGCAGCTGAGCCCTTTTCAACCATCGCAAATTTTCCCAAAGGTAAACCTATCTACACCTATCCAACGGACATGACCCCGGAGGGCGATTTGCAGGTTTCGGCAGGAGTTAAGGAAGCACTTATAGACGAGCTCGAAAGACAACGTAAAGATGCAGGGGTAAAGCTCACAGAGGCACGTATTGATCGCGTAAAGCGCAAGGGGAAAGAACTAAATCTTCATCTTGCAGGCAAGAGCGAAGAAATGATCAAAGCTAAGCGGGTGGTGGTAGCAATTGGGAGAAGTGGAAATTTTAGAAAACTAGATGTTCCGGGGGAGAATCTGGATAAAGTATATAATCGCCTTCATGATCCTAAGGACTTTTGCGGTAAAAGTATATTGGTAGTTGGTGGAGGTGACTCAGCCCTGGAAACAGCAATTGCACTTGGGGCCTGTGGTTCGAAAGTAATGGTGAGCTATAGGAAAAAGGAATTTGCTCGTCCCAAGCCAGATAATATTGAAAAACTCAAAATGTTAGCAGCCGACCCTGAGGCAGAAGTAGCAGTAGAGGAACCAACATCTGAGCGAGTCACTACAGCGGCAAATTCAAAGATGCGAGGCGACAAGCCCGCAGGATCAGTTAAGCTATTGATGGCTAGTAAATTAAAGTCCATTTCAGAGGGTCAGGTTGAGCTTGAATTAGAAGATGGATCAATTGAGACTTATGAAAACGATGCTGTTTTTTCAATGATTGGGCGGGAGGCCCCTCTTGGTTTTTTTCGGAAATGCGGCGTAAATATTACTGGGGAGCGGACTAAGCTCTGGTGGATAAGCTTAGTTTCAGTTTTATGCGCTTTCACTTTTGTTTATCAGTGGAAGAAGGGTGGAACCTGGTTGCCAATTAATGAAAAGTTTTCAGAATTGGGTGTATTCCCATTCGGTTTGGATAAAATTTGGGAAAGTCTCGGAGGCTCATTTGCAGACCCATCCACTGTTTTGGGAACACTAAAATTCACTGTAGGTGATCCAGGTTTCTACTATTCACTGCTTTATTGTGCGGTGATGTGTATCTTTGGAGTTAGAAGAATTCTGCGTAGGAAGACACCCTATGTTAAGGTTCAGACAATAACTCTCTGGACAGTTCAGTTTGTGCCGCTCTTTTTGCTGCCCTATTTGGTGCTACCTTGGATGGGATTTAACGGGTTGTTCGATGCAGGCTTTGGGAAATGGTTTGCCGATGAGTTTTTCCCAATAGTGAACTATGGTAGTGGAAGAGAGTATTGGAGAGCTTTTGGGCTCATTTTAGCTTGGCCTCTATTCTTTTGGAATGTATTCACAGACCAACCTATGTGGGGTTGGTTAGCGCTAAGCTTTGTCCAGACATTTGTCATTATCCCTCTGATCATATGGAAATGGGGCAAGGGAGCTTATTGTAGCTGGATATGCTCTTGTGGCGGTATGGCGGAAACCCTTGGAGACGCTCATCGCCACAAGATGCCTCATGGGCCTTTTTGGAATAAACTTAATATGGTAGGTCAAGTTTTTCTGTGGGCTGCTTTTGCGATCCTTTTGGTGAGGATTATGGGCTGGTTTTTCCCAGGATCATTTTTCGAATCTATCTATAAGTTTGGGCTATATGGTAGCGGCGGGGGGACTGCTATGCCTTGGGGTTATGTCTGGTTTGTAGATCTTTTGTGGGCTGGAATAATAGGATTTGGCCTATACTTTCATTTCAGTGGAAGGGTATGGTGCCGCTTTGCTTGTCCATTGGCTGCACTCATGCATATTTACGCCCGCTTTAGCCAGTTCCGAATTTTCCCTGACAAGAGCAAGTGTATTTCATGTAATGTCTGCACTTCGGTCTGTCACCAAGGTATCGATATAATGAATTTTGCCAACAAGGGTATTCCTATGGAGGATCCTGAGTGTGTTCGTTGTTCTGCCTGTGTCCAAGGCTGCCCAACGGGAGTCCTTTCCTTTGGTCGACAAAAAGCAGATGGAAATATTGTCTTGGACACTTTACCAGCCTCTTTGGTTCAAATGGCAGAGAAGAAAAAGCGGTCAGCGTCCCTTTAG
- the deoC gene encoding deoxyribose-phosphate aldolase encodes MSMNLAPYIDHTLLKPEVTFSDIQKLCEEAKRFQFHAICINPYWISSAAPILQGTEIKICTVVGFPLGASLPTSKAAATKHSIEQGADEIDMVMNIGAAIEGHWNFVEHEIHEVVSIAALQGMNKTVKVILETCLLSLEQIARACETAKRAGAHFVKTSTGFNKHGATLEHVKLMRKTVGADMGVKASGGIKDEKTAWSMIEAGASRIGTSSGPAIISL; translated from the coding sequence CTGAGCATGAATTTAGCTCCATACATCGACCATACCTTGCTTAAACCAGAAGTAACATTTTCTGATATTCAGAAACTTTGTGAAGAAGCAAAGAGATTTCAATTTCACGCTATCTGTATTAACCCTTACTGGATATCTTCTGCTGCTCCGATATTACAAGGCACCGAAATTAAAATCTGTACTGTGGTAGGCTTTCCTCTGGGAGCTTCTTTACCTACCTCTAAAGCAGCCGCTACCAAACACTCTATTGAGCAAGGTGCGGACGAGATTGACATGGTCATGAATATTGGCGCTGCAATCGAAGGACATTGGAATTTTGTGGAACATGAAATCCATGAAGTTGTTTCAATTGCAGCACTCCAAGGTATGAATAAAACAGTCAAAGTGATCCTTGAGACATGCCTTCTCAGCTTAGAGCAAATTGCTAGAGCATGTGAAACGGCAAAGCGTGCAGGCGCTCACTTTGTCAAAACGTCTACAGGCTTTAACAAACATGGGGCTACCCTTGAGCACGTGAAGCTTATGCGAAAAACGGTTGGCGCTGATATGGGAGTAAAAGCCTCAGGTGGAATCAAAGATGAAAAAACAGCTTGGAGTATGATTGAGGCAGGAGCTTCACGCATAGGCACCTCATCTGGCCCGGCAATTATCTCCCTATAA
- the rodA gene encoding rod shape-determining protein RodA, with translation MNLTVGQKLLRFHWIAMLLMLSLSISGIFFIYSATHLSEMGLQHSARQQVIWLCIGLAAFFTLSLLDYEYLVQNGAFIFIGAVSVLIFVLAFGTEIKGAKSWIRFGGFSIQPAEFSKVAYVIGMTWFMLKMQDRIKDLLTLVILLAISIIPVGLILAQPDFGSASVYGPITYVMMVVAGIRKRYLFLPILAIFAGITFAYFSIYKAEWKGTVQDIPRATVDGIIEAAPLISLEEINNQQDTTQEQVDDEDKVITLLKPYQVNRIRTFFEPELDPLGAGWTIRQSLIAVGSGGWQGKGYLKGDQNIYGFLPQDIAYNDFIFAVVAEEFGFFGGTGIIVGLALLMLCIAQVASRAKNYGGCLLAAGIGGMFFAHYLVNIGMTIKVVPITGIPLPLLSYGGTFLVTCLAGLGIVQSVWIHRRDY, from the coding sequence ATGAATTTAACTGTAGGACAAAAATTACTCCGTTTTCACTGGATAGCTATGTTGCTCATGCTGAGCCTTAGTATCTCTGGCATCTTTTTCATTTATAGTGCCACCCATCTCAGTGAGATGGGCTTACAACATTCAGCCCGCCAACAAGTAATATGGCTTTGCATAGGTCTGGCAGCCTTTTTCACGCTTTCCCTTCTCGACTATGAGTATTTAGTCCAAAATGGAGCTTTCATTTTTATAGGTGCTGTTAGTGTATTGATATTTGTGCTTGCGTTTGGGACAGAGATAAAAGGAGCAAAAAGCTGGATAAGGTTTGGTGGTTTTAGCATCCAACCCGCAGAGTTCAGCAAAGTTGCTTATGTCATAGGAATGACATGGTTTATGCTCAAAATGCAAGATCGCATCAAGGACTTACTCACACTCGTTATTCTCTTGGCAATATCCATTATACCAGTTGGATTAATCCTTGCTCAACCCGACTTTGGTTCCGCTTCTGTTTACGGTCCCATCACTTATGTTATGATGGTGGTCGCCGGTATACGCAAACGATATCTTTTTCTTCCTATTCTCGCTATCTTTGCAGGCATCACCTTTGCTTACTTTAGCATCTACAAGGCAGAATGGAAAGGCACTGTCCAAGACATCCCTCGCGCCACTGTAGATGGAATTATTGAAGCAGCACCTCTTATTTCTCTCGAGGAAATTAATAATCAACAGGATACCACGCAAGAACAGGTAGATGATGAAGACAAAGTCATTACTTTACTCAAACCTTATCAAGTCAATAGGATCCGCACCTTTTTTGAACCAGAGTTAGATCCATTAGGTGCTGGATGGACGATTCGCCAGTCCCTAATTGCTGTCGGATCTGGTGGATGGCAAGGTAAAGGTTATCTTAAAGGAGACCAGAATATCTACGGATTTCTACCTCAAGACATTGCCTATAATGATTTTATCTTTGCTGTTGTCGCAGAGGAATTTGGATTTTTTGGCGGAACTGGCATCATCGTTGGGCTAGCCCTTTTGATGTTGTGCATTGCGCAAGTCGCATCTCGCGCTAAGAATTATGGAGGCTGCCTCCTAGCTGCCGGAATCGGCGGAATGTTTTTTGCACATTATCTAGTCAACATTGGCATGACCATCAAGGTCGTCCCAATTACTGGAATACCTCTACCTCTTTTGAGCTATGGAGGAACCTTCTTAGTCACTTGCCTGGCTGGCTTAGGCATCGTGCAAAGCGTTTGGATACATAGAAGAGATTATTGA
- the fumC gene encoding class II fumarate hydratase has product METRTEKDTMGALEVPIDKYWGAQTQRSILNFPIGPSGSMPIEIIHAFGYLKKAAALTNKDLGVLSTDKAEAIVKACDEVIAGQLDEHFPLVIWQTGSGTQSNMNCNEVVANRCHVLEGKKLGEGERTIHPNDDVNKSQSSNDTFPTAMHIAAYKKLIEHTIPKVECLSKTLAEKSEQMMSVVKIGRTHWMDATPLTLGQEFSGYVAQLQYGLKTLNHSLAHLSELALGGTAVGTGLNAPKGYADKVSLKIAELTGYPFISAPNKFESLAAHDAIVESHAALKQLAVSLMKIVNDIRLLASGPRSGIGEIIIPANEPGSSIMPGKVNPTQVEALSMVCTQVMGNDTTISIAGSNGHFELNVYKPVMIQAFLQSATLLGDACQAFNDNCAIGIEPNHSRIEEHLNNSLMLVTALNPHIGYDNAASIAKKAHAENKTLKEAALELGLLTEQEFKEWVVPGKMTGL; this is encoded by the coding sequence ATGGAAACTAGAACCGAAAAAGACACGATGGGAGCTCTGGAAGTTCCTATAGACAAGTACTGGGGCGCCCAAACACAACGATCCATCTTAAACTTTCCTATCGGACCGTCGGGATCCATGCCTATCGAAATCATTCATGCTTTTGGTTATCTAAAAAAAGCTGCAGCTCTTACAAATAAAGATTTAGGTGTCCTTTCTACTGACAAAGCTGAAGCCATTGTCAAAGCTTGTGATGAAGTTATAGCAGGGCAGTTAGACGAACATTTCCCACTTGTCATATGGCAAACCGGCTCCGGAACTCAATCTAACATGAATTGTAACGAAGTCGTGGCAAACCGCTGCCATGTCTTAGAGGGCAAGAAATTGGGAGAAGGAGAGAGAACGATTCATCCAAATGATGATGTAAATAAGTCTCAATCTTCCAATGACACATTCCCGACAGCCATGCACATTGCGGCTTATAAAAAATTAATAGAGCACACCATCCCCAAAGTAGAATGCTTGTCAAAAACACTTGCAGAAAAATCTGAGCAAATGATGTCTGTAGTCAAAATAGGGCGGACTCACTGGATGGACGCTACACCTCTAACTCTTGGCCAAGAGTTTTCAGGCTATGTAGCTCAGTTACAGTATGGCCTAAAAACCTTAAATCACAGCCTCGCCCATTTGTCTGAATTGGCCTTAGGTGGAACTGCTGTAGGCACTGGACTTAATGCCCCAAAAGGATATGCCGACAAAGTTTCCTTGAAAATAGCCGAACTGACAGGATATCCATTTATCAGTGCCCCAAATAAATTCGAATCACTAGCAGCCCATGACGCCATAGTCGAGTCTCATGCTGCTCTTAAGCAACTCGCTGTCAGCCTCATGAAGATAGTTAACGACATAAGACTTTTAGCTTCTGGTCCACGTTCAGGCATAGGCGAAATAATTATCCCGGCTAATGAACCAGGCTCCTCAATTATGCCCGGCAAAGTCAACCCAACTCAAGTAGAGGCGCTATCGATGGTTTGCACCCAAGTGATGGGCAACGATACGACAATATCTATTGCGGGCTCAAATGGGCACTTCGAGTTAAATGTCTATAAACCGGTGATGATTCAAGCCTTTTTGCAATCTGCTACATTGCTAGGAGATGCCTGCCAAGCCTTCAACGATAACTGCGCTATTGGCATTGAGCCGAATCACAGCCGAATCGAAGAGCATTTGAACAATTCTCTGATGTTAGTCACAGCACTAAACCCACATATAGGATATGACAACGCTGCTTCAATCGCCAAAAAAGCACATGCAGAGAACAAAACTCTAAAAGAGGCGGCTTTAGAGCTAGGTTTATTAACTGAGCAAGAATTTAAGGAATGGGTAGTTCCAGGCAAAATGACAGGTCTATAA
- a CDS encoding Rne/Rng family ribonuclease, whose product MILKKIQNFLGFNKASGKEIVINVEPLERRVAVLENKVLEDFSIERDSDRSISGNIYKGRVHNIEPALKALFVDLNLEKNAFLHYWDAMPAALDSGVEKVERAGHKSRRKKITPDDIPNLYPPGSDIIVQVTKGPIGQKGARITTNISLAGRYLVLMPFSDQSGISRKINDPNERQRLRKILSNLTIPDGMAVIIRTVGEGAKTRYFVRDLALLIEQWREIEERLKTEKAPSLLLAEPGIIGRTVRDFLTADVDRITVDDIDTAERIKKNISRISKRSEKKVHLYSGAVPLFESLQINRQIDNAFRRIVWLKSGAYIVIDETEALVAIDVNTGRNKSSTNHDNTILNTNMEAAEEISRQLRLRNIGGLIVIDFIDMKHRKDQHAVVNYLKDFVRKDRAKTHVLPISQLGLVEMTRQRLQESISQSVYMECPSCKGKGMVKTPETISVELQRDIGRVFSKNKDIHELRILVHPEIMNRLRKEDQELLVDLERKYESRLAFRTDNKVFIEEYKIINGHTEEEIDISHA is encoded by the coding sequence ATGATCCTCAAAAAGATACAGAACTTTCTAGGGTTCAATAAAGCTTCAGGAAAAGAAATTGTTATTAATGTAGAGCCTCTAGAGCGGCGGGTAGCCGTTCTAGAGAATAAAGTGCTCGAGGATTTTTCTATCGAGCGAGATAGTGATCGTAGTATTTCGGGAAACATTTATAAAGGTCGGGTCCATAATATTGAGCCAGCTCTCAAAGCTCTATTTGTGGACCTGAACCTGGAGAAAAATGCTTTTTTGCATTACTGGGACGCCATGCCTGCAGCATTGGACTCAGGAGTAGAGAAAGTAGAGCGCGCTGGTCACAAGTCACGCCGCAAAAAAATCACACCAGATGATATTCCTAACCTGTATCCACCAGGCTCAGATATTATTGTACAAGTAACCAAAGGACCTATCGGACAAAAAGGAGCTCGCATAACCACCAACATCTCTTTAGCAGGACGATACCTCGTGCTTATGCCCTTTTCTGATCAGAGTGGAATATCCAGAAAAATTAACGACCCCAACGAACGTCAACGTCTACGCAAAATTCTTAGCAATCTCACAATACCCGATGGAATGGCAGTCATTATACGGACTGTTGGAGAAGGAGCGAAAACAAGATATTTCGTGCGTGACCTTGCTCTCTTGATTGAGCAATGGCGTGAAATAGAAGAGCGACTCAAAACAGAGAAAGCTCCTAGCTTATTACTTGCAGAGCCAGGAATTATTGGACGCACGGTCCGAGATTTTCTTACTGCTGACGTAGATCGAATCACTGTTGACGATATTGACACTGCTGAACGTATCAAGAAAAACATAAGTCGTATCTCTAAAAGATCAGAAAAAAAGGTCCACCTCTATTCTGGCGCAGTTCCTCTATTTGAATCTCTTCAAATCAACCGACAAATTGACAATGCTTTCCGAAGAATTGTTTGGTTAAAATCTGGCGCTTATATCGTTATCGATGAAACAGAGGCCTTAGTAGCGATAGATGTTAACACAGGACGTAACAAGAGCAGCACAAACCATGACAACACCATACTCAATACAAATATGGAAGCAGCTGAGGAAATCTCTAGGCAATTACGCCTAAGAAATATTGGAGGGCTTATCGTTATTGATTTCATAGACATGAAACATCGCAAAGACCAACACGCCGTGGTCAATTATCTAAAAGATTTCGTTCGTAAAGATAGAGCTAAAACCCACGTATTGCCGATATCTCAACTAGGGCTCGTTGAAATGACACGGCAAAGATTGCAGGAAAGCATCAGCCAGTCTGTTTACATGGAGTGCCCATCATGCAAAGGCAAGGGTATGGTTAAAACACCTGAAACAATTAGCGTAGAGCTGCAGAGGGACATTGGTCGTGTTTTCAGCAAAAACAAAGATATTCATGAACTCCGTATTTTAGTGCATCCAGAGATAATGAACCGCTTACGTAAGGAAGACCAAGAGCTGCTCGTTGATTTGGAGCGTAAGTATGAAAGTAGATTAGCATTCCGAACTGATAACAAAGTATTTATCGAAGAATACAAGATCATTAATGGCCACACCGAAGAGGAAATTGATATCAGCCATGCATAG
- a CDS encoding MJ1477/TM1410 family putative glycoside hydrolase: MLKNGFLRQLLIFVVAWVVLFVRLNACEPGWGKMAYVLQPDRLSDSRKAFLDQIANSDREFVVLERTFNGNDSEALKKEELDYMRSKMLGRKIVAYFSIGEAEVYRSYWDKSWDADNDGKPDQGAPLFLKDENPNWKGNYKVAYWDKNWQAIMLNILNKILEQSFDGVYLDIVDGFQYFEYEGEGQGWLEHKLNPETQQTYRKDMIDWITLIAQEARGQREGFLIIPQNGSQLLDDKSYRETVDGIGIESLYTASSGPKPRDDVQYRLSYINKLSEMDKPVYLVEYTKKDELKIFAEEQAAQKGFYLLLTKKRLGSMGVAFDL, translated from the coding sequence ATGCTTAAAAACGGTTTCTTACGGCAATTGTTGATATTTGTGGTTGCTTGGGTGGTCCTTTTCGTTCGTCTGAATGCTTGTGAGCCAGGTTGGGGCAAGATGGCTTATGTTTTACAACCCGACCGACTATCTGATAGTAGGAAGGCTTTTTTGGATCAAATAGCGAATTCAGATAGAGAGTTTGTGGTTTTAGAAAGGACTTTCAACGGCAATGATTCTGAAGCTTTAAAAAAGGAGGAGCTAGATTACATGCGTTCCAAAATGCTAGGCCGTAAAATTGTTGCCTATTTCTCCATTGGAGAAGCAGAAGTCTACCGGTCTTATTGGGACAAATCATGGGACGCTGATAATGATGGTAAACCCGATCAGGGAGCCCCCTTATTTCTAAAGGATGAGAATCCAAATTGGAAGGGAAACTACAAGGTGGCTTATTGGGATAAAAATTGGCAGGCCATCATGCTCAATATTCTAAATAAGATTTTAGAACAGAGCTTTGATGGTGTATACCTAGATATAGTAGATGGCTTTCAATACTTTGAATACGAGGGTGAGGGGCAAGGGTGGTTGGAACATAAATTAAACCCTGAAACTCAGCAGACTTATCGCAAGGATATGATAGACTGGATTACTTTAATAGCTCAGGAAGCAAGGGGTCAGCGTGAAGGCTTTTTAATCATACCTCAGAATGGCAGTCAACTTTTGGACGATAAGTCTTACCGTGAAACTGTGGATGGTATAGGAATAGAGTCACTTTACACAGCAAGCTCTGGACCAAAGCCTCGTGATGATGTTCAGTATAGGTTGTCTTATATTAACAAGTTAAGTGAGATGGATAAGCCAGTTTACCTGGTCGAGTACACTAAGAAAGATGAGCTCAAGATTTTTGCTGAAGAGCAAGCTGCTCAAAAAGGTTTCTACTTGCTGCTCACTAAAAAGCGACTGGGCTCTATGGGAGTCGCCTTTGATTTATAG